GTCCACGCCGACCTCCTCGCCACGCTCGGCAGTACTGGACGGGGTCGTGCCCGCGTTCCCGACGGGCACCGACAGCCAGTACGTCGAATCGCGTCCCCGCTCCCTGCTGGTCCTGACCGACGTGCGGGGCGGGCGCCACGACGGCTTCGACCGCGTCGTGATGCAGTTCCGCGGGCCCGGGAAGCCCGGCTGGTACACCGCGTACGTCCGACGCCCACGTGCCGACGGCAGCGGGGAGCGGGTGCCGGTCGCGGGCGACAGCTTCCTCGACGTCTACGCCTCGGGCACGACGTACGACCCGGACGAGCCTGCCTACGACTACGACACGCGGCGTCACGTCGCCGTCCCCGGGGACGGACCCGTGCGCGACGTCTACGTGCTCGGGACCTTCGAGGGCAACACCCAGGTGCTGGTCGGGATCGAGGGCGCCGCTCGGCCGTACCGGGTCTTCCGGCTCGCCGACCCGCCGCGGCTGGTCGTCGACGTACGTGACACCGCCGGCGGCTGAGGGCAACCGCGGACGCTCCGGCGCGCTGACGGGCGGTGCGTGACCCACATTCCCAGGGTCGAGAATGTGGGTGGCTCACCGCTCGTGGGCGTGGCGCGAGTGGGCGCGCTGACCGGCGGTGCGTGACCCACGTTCCGGTGGCTGGAAACGTGGGTGGCTCACCGCCGGGGCCGCGGGACGCTCAGGTGTCGCCGGGGTCGACCTGCTCGCCCGGCGCCCCGATGTCGAGGTCTCCCTCGACGATGAC
This genomic interval from Nocardioides palaemonis contains the following:
- a CDS encoding AMIN-like domain-containing (lipo)protein, which codes for MPAFPTGTDSQYVESRPRSLLVLTDVRGGRHDGFDRVVMQFRGPGKPGWYTAYVRRPRADGSGERVPVAGDSFLDVYASGTTYDPDEPAYDYDTRRHVAVPGDGPVRDVYVLGTFEGNTQVLVGIEGAARPYRVFRLADPPRLVVDVRDTAGG